A single Fusobacterium simiae DNA region contains:
- a CDS encoding helix-turn-helix transcriptional regulator, with protein sequence MKRAERLNQELIFLSSKKSFNLSDLINEFNISKRTALRDIQDLEAMGLPFYVENGRNGGYKLINEKLIIPVHFDIKEMTSIFFALKSLEVLSTTPFEKSYPLLYKKLLATLPLQQKEKILKLLNVVEYYSIPPINPTNYLTVILEAILDLKVLDIIYTQHKKVSKNILPYNLFYRNGVWFCYALDINNNVFGVYRCDYIEECIIDNKTKYSYTFEDLETFFNLYKGTYHNIEFRCTLTKFGKELFLKKNYPNMKLEEINNQCYMTGSFNEKELDYMVHYLIGLGENVKIEYPEILKSAYIKKLKEILKKYE encoded by the coding sequence ATGAAAAGAGCCGAAAGACTTAATCAAGAATTAATATTTTTAAGTTCAAAAAAATCTTTTAATTTATCAGATTTAATAAATGAATTTAATATTTCAAAAAGAACTGCTTTAAGAGATATACAAGATTTAGAAGCTATGGGTTTACCATTTTATGTTGAAAATGGTAGAAATGGAGGATATAAATTAATAAATGAAAAATTAATAATTCCTGTACATTTTGATATAAAGGAAATGACTTCTATATTTTTTGCTTTAAAATCTTTGGAAGTTCTTTCAACTACACCATTTGAAAAATCTTATCCTTTACTTTATAAAAAATTATTAGCAACTTTACCATTGCAACAGAAAGAAAAGATTTTAAAATTGTTAAATGTTGTGGAATATTATTCTATCCCACCTATTAATCCTACTAATTATTTAACTGTTATTTTAGAAGCTATCTTAGATTTAAAGGTTTTAGATATTATATATACTCAACATAAAAAAGTTTCTAAAAATATATTGCCCTATAATCTATTTTACAGAAATGGAGTATGGTTTTGTTATGCCTTAGATATAAATAACAATGTATTTGGAGTATATAGATGTGATTACATAGAAGAATGCATTATTGATAATAAAACAAAATATTCTTATACTTTTGAAGATTTAGAGACTTTTTTTAATCTCTATAAAGGTACATATCATAATATTGAATTTAGATGTACTTTAACAAAGTTTGGTAAAGAATTATTTTTAAAAAAGAATTACCCTAATATGAAATTAGAAGAAATTAATAATCAGTGTTATATGACTGGAAGTTTTAATGAAAAAGAATTAGATTATATGGTACACTATTTAATAGGTTTGGGAGAAAATGTAAAGATTGAATATCCTGAAATATTAAAAAGTGCCTATATTAAAAAATTAAAAGAAATCTTAAAAAAATATGAATAA